In a single window of the Pirellulales bacterium genome:
- a CDS encoding acyl-CoA desaturase, which yields MILTLKHEPTRTDVPPIVRPAVGELKFTRPDDFYHELRRRVDEYFKTSGLKRRDCPQMYVKTAVILAWFAASYGALLFAAPTWWIAVPLALALSLALAAIGFNIMHDGGHGAYSDSPRINRIMASMLDMLGGSSYMWDQQHNVMHHSYANITGHDEDINLGFMGRVSPHQRRFFFHRWQQFYLWALYGMLPLKWQIYDDFVNFARGRIGGHRFKRPKGFDLAVFLAGKALFFMLALVIPTLVLHSFWQALGCYVAVSFVQGLALSIVFQVPHCGEEASFPMPQPETNRMQTAWAVHQIHTTVDYARGNRLLSWYVGGLNFQIEHHLFPRICHIHYAAIAPLVEATCRDFGLHYKAYDTFFAGIRSHYRLLRRMGRPD from the coding sequence ATGATTTTGACTTTGAAGCACGAACCAACTCGGACCGATGTGCCGCCGATTGTGCGACCGGCGGTGGGAGAATTGAAATTCACCCGGCCCGACGACTTTTACCACGAATTGCGACGGCGCGTCGACGAATATTTTAAGACCAGCGGCCTGAAGCGGCGCGATTGCCCGCAGATGTACGTAAAAACGGCCGTGATTCTCGCGTGGTTTGCGGCGTCGTACGGCGCGCTGCTCTTTGCCGCGCCGACATGGTGGATCGCCGTACCGTTGGCCCTTGCGCTATCGCTGGCCCTGGCGGCGATCGGCTTCAACATCATGCACGATGGCGGCCATGGCGCTTATTCCGACAGTCCGCGGATCAACCGAATCATGGCGAGCATGCTCGACATGCTCGGCGGCAGCTCGTATATGTGGGACCAGCAACACAACGTCATGCACCACAGCTATGCGAATATCACCGGCCACGACGAAGATATCAATCTCGGCTTCATGGGCCGCGTTTCGCCGCACCAACGGCGTTTTTTCTTCCATCGTTGGCAACAATTCTATCTCTGGGCCTTGTACGGCATGCTGCCGCTGAAGTGGCAGATCTACGACGATTTCGTGAATTTCGCGAGGGGCCGCATCGGCGGCCATCGTTTCAAACGGCCGAAAGGCTTCGATCTGGCTGTCTTTCTGGCGGGCAAAGCGTTGTTCTTTATGCTGGCGTTGGTGATTCCGACGCTCGTGCTGCATTCGTTTTGGCAGGCGCTTGGCTGTTATGTGGCCGTGTCGTTCGTGCAAGGGCTGGCCCTGAGCATCGTGTTTCAGGTGCCGCACTGCGGAGAGGAAGCGTCTTTTCCCATGCCCCAACCCGAAACCAACCGCATGCAAACCGCTTGGGCCGTGCACCAGATTCATACCACGGTCGACTACGCCCGCGGCAATCGGTTGCTCTCGTGGTATGTGGGTGGCCTGAATTTTCAGATCGAACATCATTTGTTCCCGCGGATCTGCCATATCCACTACGCGGCGATTGCCCCTTTGGTGGAGGCGACCTGCCGGGATTTCGGCCTGCACTACAAGGCCTACGACACGTTCTTCGCCGGCATCCGCTCGCACTATCGCCTGCTGCGGCGGATGGGCCGGCCCGATTAG